Proteins from a single region of Novosphingobium sp. CECT 9465:
- a CDS encoding VOC family protein: MTTAPNLSRIHHVAYRCRDAAQTVEWYARVLGMAYVTAFAEDKVPSTGEYDPYMHVFLDAGGGNVLAFFELPNQPAMGRDPATPAWVQHIAFEVPDEAALLAAKAHIEAQGVEVLGPTYHGIFRSIYFFDPNGHRLELACNIGTPDQHAELKALAPQMLEEWSRTRRAPRQAAWLHQEPER; the protein is encoded by the coding sequence GTGACCACAGCCCCGAACCTGTCGCGTATTCATCACGTGGCCTACCGTTGCCGGGACGCAGCGCAGACTGTCGAATGGTACGCCCGTGTGCTGGGCATGGCCTACGTCACCGCCTTCGCCGAGGACAAGGTGCCCTCCACCGGTGAATACGATCCCTACATGCATGTGTTTCTCGATGCGGGCGGCGGCAATGTGCTCGCATTCTTCGAATTGCCGAACCAGCCTGCGATGGGGCGTGATCCGGCAACGCCTGCCTGGGTTCAGCATATTGCCTTCGAAGTGCCTGACGAGGCCGCGCTGCTGGCGGCGAAGGCCCATATCGAGGCACAGGGCGTGGAAGTGCTGGGGCCGACGTATCACGGCATCTTCCGCTCGATCTACTTCTTCGATCCCAATGGCCACCGGCTGGAACTGGCCTGCAATATCGGTACGCCGGACCAGCATGCCGAGTTGAAGGCGCTGGCGCCGCAAATGCTGGAGGAATGGAGCCGCACCCGCCGCGCCCCGCGCCAGGCGGCCTGGCTCCATCAGGAGCCGGAACGCTGA
- a CDS encoding methyl-accepting chemotaxis protein, with protein sequence MNIPRKLGFAFVALNVTAALMMIVFGISLAMVGNISVRNTEAQVVLADTLSLETALLRQNSQMRGFLITADESYLKSYYEGRDDYDAASAKLESLLDEEHKGLVRESRKETEAWRQNWGDKTIAMVKAGQRDLAQETVRSAGKAVLVSAAVLPLREIRDDHEKLIAQNTASQDSAIFFAWLALGIGGATLIGLTLMLSRKLSTNIARPISEMTETMTALARGENNHPIPGTGRANELGDMAKAVTVFRDAALERARAVAQREQAMAKIGEQLHAVANADLSVRLVDLPPAFATVANDFNDAMSRLCDAMGQVQDSISTIDLTSSEIRQATTDLATRSEQQAASLQASSSAMDDLTNKIEDYAKIAGEVSHSMVEARGEAESGGAIVGKAIEAMDKVERASAEISDITTMIDGIAFQTNLLALNAGVEAARAGEAGKGFAVVASEVRALALRATEAANAIKQRVQAVTTYVQSGVGLVNETGTALERIINRVATVTTSISSIAQTAEQQSQTLRKINVAINAMDQMTQQNAAMVEETNAATKNLTTESTQLSQAFASFKIGDEKPHLMHRGYAAPAPVAAPRQASRVAPAPAPKLATMGNAALDADWSEF encoded by the coding sequence ATGAACATCCCCCGCAAACTCGGATTCGCGTTCGTCGCGCTGAACGTCACCGCCGCGCTGATGATGATCGTCTTCGGGATCAGCCTGGCGATGGTAGGCAACATCTCGGTGCGCAATACCGAGGCGCAGGTGGTTCTCGCCGATACGCTGTCGCTGGAAACTGCACTGCTGCGCCAGAACAGCCAGATGCGGGGTTTCCTCATCACCGCGGACGAATCCTATCTCAAATCCTATTACGAAGGGCGCGACGATTACGATGCGGCCTCGGCCAAGCTCGAATCGCTGCTCGACGAGGAGCACAAGGGACTGGTGCGCGAATCGCGCAAGGAAACCGAAGCATGGCGACAGAACTGGGGCGACAAGACCATCGCCATGGTCAAGGCAGGCCAGCGCGATCTGGCGCAGGAGACCGTTCGTTCAGCAGGAAAGGCCGTGCTGGTCAGCGCCGCGGTTCTCCCCTTGCGCGAAATTCGCGACGATCATGAAAAGCTGATCGCACAGAACACCGCATCGCAGGACAGCGCGATCTTCTTTGCATGGCTGGCACTGGGTATCGGCGGCGCCACGCTGATCGGGCTGACCCTGATGCTGTCGCGCAAGCTCAGCACCAACATCGCACGGCCGATTTCGGAAATGACCGAAACGATGACCGCACTGGCCCGCGGCGAGAACAATCACCCCATTCCCGGCACCGGACGTGCCAACGAACTGGGCGACATGGCCAAGGCCGTCACCGTTTTCCGCGATGCAGCTCTGGAACGTGCGCGCGCAGTTGCCCAACGCGAACAGGCGATGGCCAAGATCGGCGAACAGTTGCATGCCGTGGCCAATGCCGATCTCAGCGTACGCCTTGTCGATCTGCCGCCCGCCTTCGCCACCGTGGCCAACGATTTCAACGATGCCATGTCGCGGCTGTGCGATGCCATGGGGCAGGTGCAGGACAGCATCAGCACCATCGATCTGACCTCCAGCGAAATTCGCCAGGCCACGACCGATCTTGCAACCCGCAGCGAGCAGCAGGCCGCCAGCCTCCAGGCTTCGTCCAGCGCGATGGATGATCTTACCAACAAGATCGAGGACTATGCCAAGATTGCAGGCGAGGTAAGCCATTCCATGGTCGAAGCGCGCGGCGAAGCCGAAAGCGGCGGCGCGATCGTCGGCAAGGCGATCGAGGCGATGGACAAGGTCGAACGCGCCAGCGCCGAGATTTCGGACATCACCACGATGATCGACGGGATTGCGTTCCAGACCAACCTTCTCGCGCTTAACGCAGGCGTCGAGGCCGCGCGTGCAGGTGAAGCGGGCAAGGGCTTTGCGGTCGTGGCGTCCGAAGTGCGGGCACTGGCGCTACGCGCAACGGAAGCCGCCAATGCCATCAAGCAGCGGGTTCAGGCCGTAACCACTTATGTCCAGTCGGGCGTAGGGCTGGTCAACGAAACGGGAACCGCGCTCGAACGCATCATCAACCGCGTCGCCACGGTCACCACATCGATTTCCAGCATTGCCCAAACGGCCGAACAGCAATCGCAGACGCTGCGCAAGATCAACGTGGCGATCAACGCCATGGACCAGATGACCCAGCAGAATGCCGCGATGGTCGAGGAAACCAACGCCGCCACCAAGAACCTGACGACGGAATCCACCCAGCTTTCGCAGGCTTTTGCCAGCTTCAAGATCGGCGATGAAAAACCGCACCTGATGCATCGCGGCTATGCCGCACCGGCCCCTGTGGCCGCACCCCGGCAAGCATCGCGCGTGGCCCCTGCGCCTGCACCAAAGCTCGCAACCATGGGCAACGCTGCACTGGACGCGGACTGGTCGGAATTCTGA
- a CDS encoding TonB-dependent receptor domain-containing protein, producing the protein MKNWHYLVCTVLASGITGTAYASEAEAKGGQSQEQTPVVTKAPAGKAFSTGVAKGRDLLDTAISASVIDEVDLKNISATSIAGILQNIPGIRSETSDIDGVSSITVRGLPLAATGSKFLQIQEDGLPVLEFGDISFATPDTFVRADLTLSQIQVIRGGSASTFSSNSPGGVVNLLSKTGETQGGTIQLSSGLGHDLNRIDLEYGSPLGEGWRFHVGGFYRQGEGPRELGYDGFRGGQVKFNVTRQLADGYIRIYAKYLDDRQINYSQTPVLLTGTNDKPVITDIPGLSARGDVLASGFTSQFLAVDRNNGSESVDSRDGIHAIVKALGFEAQFDVAGWTVSNRFRHADIGGEYNESSLALTAPASVIATTFGGPGATLSYATGPNAGQQILAPDSLNGNGLLAVRTRMHATLDDISNTTNDLRASRVWPVGGGKLTTTMGLYTSSQRIESTWGFVGTVSDVVGGGKSAAVDVTTAAGIRQTDGGTQAYGFSLGLPLATAHDSYNLTYRVTAPYGSINYQIGKLAIGGSVRFDRGTTKGTVISASLGDGRVGVGSVDVNGDGVISAAESRSAILPLDRPGTVDYGYDYLSYSTGVNYRMADALSVFARYSRGARANANRIVRVPNIDFGSGQLADPALAFGVVKQAEGGVKFRQDGLSVFVTGFWASTVERTVQVAANATGESVILNIDRTYSAKGVELESEVRRGPFSMMVGATWTRAAIDKDVSNPALNGNRPRHIPTLSFQARPQVQLDRVTFGTVINGTASSFAQDTNLLKQPGYVLVSPFLQVRPTERFQIGINAFNVFNKLAIVQLASAAIPASGIANAQVMNGRTVTASARFSF; encoded by the coding sequence ATGAAAAACTGGCATTACCTAGTCTGCACCGTTCTTGCTTCTGGCATTACCGGCACGGCATACGCATCCGAAGCCGAAGCGAAGGGCGGTCAATCGCAAGAGCAGACCCCCGTTGTGACCAAAGCCCCGGCCGGCAAAGCCTTCAGCACCGGCGTAGCGAAAGGCCGCGATCTGCTCGACACGGCGATTTCGGCGAGCGTCATCGACGAGGTTGATCTCAAGAATATCTCGGCAACTTCGATCGCCGGGATATTGCAGAACATCCCCGGCATCCGTTCCGAGACATCCGATATTGACGGCGTCTCCTCGATCACCGTGCGCGGCCTGCCGCTGGCGGCAACAGGATCGAAGTTCCTGCAAATCCAGGAAGACGGCCTGCCCGTCCTGGAATTTGGCGACATCAGCTTCGCAACGCCCGACACGTTCGTTCGGGCCGACCTTACCTTGTCGCAGATCCAGGTGATCCGAGGCGGGTCTGCTTCGACATTTTCCTCGAACTCGCCCGGCGGTGTCGTCAACCTGCTTTCCAAGACCGGTGAGACGCAAGGCGGCACGATCCAGCTTTCCAGCGGCCTTGGCCACGATCTGAACCGGATCGATCTGGAATATGGCAGTCCGCTCGGTGAGGGCTGGCGCTTCCACGTGGGTGGTTTTTACCGACAGGGCGAAGGTCCGCGCGAACTTGGTTATGACGGATTTCGCGGCGGGCAGGTCAAGTTCAACGTAACCCGGCAACTGGCCGATGGATACATTCGCATTTATGCAAAGTATCTCGATGATCGCCAGATCAACTATTCGCAGACGCCGGTATTGCTGACAGGGACCAACGACAAGCCTGTCATAACCGACATTCCCGGTCTGAGCGCACGGGGTGATGTGCTGGCCTCCGGGTTTACCTCGCAGTTTCTGGCGGTTGATCGCAACAACGGATCGGAATCCGTCGACAGCCGTGACGGCATTCATGCCATCGTCAAGGCGCTCGGCTTCGAAGCGCAGTTCGATGTGGCTGGCTGGACGGTCAGCAACCGCTTCCGCCATGCCGACATCGGCGGGGAATACAACGAATCATCCCTGGCCCTGACCGCACCAGCCAGTGTCATCGCCACGACTTTCGGCGGACCTGGCGCCACACTGTCCTATGCCACCGGGCCAAACGCCGGGCAGCAGATCCTTGCCCCGGACAGTCTCAACGGCAATGGATTGCTGGCAGTTCGCACCCGAATGCATGCCACACTCGACGATATCAGCAACACCACCAACGATCTGCGCGCCAGCCGCGTCTGGCCAGTGGGTGGCGGCAAGCTGACCACGACGATGGGATTGTACACTTCGTCACAGCGCATCGAATCGACCTGGGGATTTGTCGGGACGGTCAGCGATGTCGTGGGCGGCGGCAAATCCGCAGCGGTCGATGTAACCACCGCCGCCGGTATCCGCCAGACCGATGGTGGCACGCAGGCATATGGTTTCAGCCTCGGCCTGCCGCTCGCCACGGCCCATGACTCCTATAACCTCACCTATCGCGTGACTGCCCCCTACGGTTCGATCAACTACCAGATCGGCAAGCTGGCCATCGGCGGCAGCGTCCGATTTGATCGCGGCACGACCAAGGGCACGGTCATCAGTGCAAGCCTTGGCGACGGACGCGTCGGGGTCGGTTCGGTCGATGTCAACGGCGACGGCGTGATTTCCGCGGCGGAATCCCGTTCCGCCATCCTGCCGCTGGATCGCCCCGGCACGGTCGATTACGGTTACGATTACCTCTCGTATTCTACCGGTGTGAATTACCGGATGGCCGATGCGCTGTCGGTATTCGCGCGGTACAGCCGTGGCGCGCGGGCCAATGCCAACCGTATCGTCAGAGTTCCGAACATCGATTTCGGATCGGGCCAGTTAGCAGATCCGGCGCTTGCATTCGGCGTCGTGAAACAGGCTGAGGGCGGCGTGAAGTTCCGGCAGGACGGACTGAGCGTATTCGTTACCGGATTCTGGGCTTCGACGGTCGAACGCACTGTCCAGGTGGCCGCAAACGCCACCGGGGAATCGGTAATCCTGAATATCGATCGCACGTACAGCGCCAAGGGCGTCGAACTTGAAAGCGAAGTCCGTCGGGGACCGTTTTCGATGATGGTCGGGGCCACATGGACCCGCGCCGCAATCGACAAGGACGTTTCCAACCCGGCGCTCAACGGCAACCGCCCGCGTCACATCCCGACCCTGTCGTTTCAGGCGCGCCCGCAAGTGCAACTGGACCGCGTAACCTTCGGCACCGTGATCAACGGCACCGCCAGCAGCTTTGCCCAGGATACCAACCTCCTGAAACAGCCGGGCTATGTACTGGTCAGCCCGTTCCTTCAGGTCCGTCCGACAGAGCGGTTCCAGATCGGCATCAATGCCTTCAACGTCTTCAACAAGTTGGCCATCGTGCAACTTGCTTCGGCGGCAATCCCGGCATCGGGCATTGCCAACGCGCAAGTGATGAACGGACGAACCGTCACGGCATCTGCCCGCTTCTCGTTCTGA
- a CDS encoding DUF2332 domain-containing protein — MSGLVHILPLDRADRPVLHQGDRCAAYFEREAGKAAALGASYVASVLEACAHTLSLAPCLHALIRNWPDDLASSGVAFRLNAGLHALARSGRAPLLSQLSQTDSAIGFDLAVAQALTTNEDAMLRWVSRPTQTNEVARIAGLMGVLAELDRRHGLRSELLELGSSAGLNLNLAHYAFKLGGTLMGPRDSAVSIAPNWRGQAVPAMLPFIASARGADLAPLDIARPDHRERLYACTWPGIPARMKRLRGAIEIAHQHVPHVEQGSAGPWLARQLAQPQPEGVRRVVFHSMVMQYVPQPERDSVARSLRRAGARATPERQLARVGLEWCKDRRDVELRLTLWDGTCAAGREAVVATCHPYAEWFDWRGISPALD, encoded by the coding sequence TTGTCTGGCCTTGTCCATATCCTGCCGCTTGATCGTGCTGACCGACCGGTCCTCCACCAAGGGGACCGGTGCGCCGCATACTTCGAACGCGAGGCGGGCAAGGCTGCCGCGCTGGGGGCCAGCTATGTGGCCTCTGTGCTGGAAGCCTGCGCGCACACGCTTTCGCTGGCGCCATGTCTGCATGCACTGATCCGAAACTGGCCGGATGACCTTGCGTCATCGGGTGTGGCGTTCCGCCTGAATGCCGGTCTTCATGCGCTGGCCCGCAGCGGTCGTGCGCCACTTCTGTCGCAATTGTCGCAGACCGATAGTGCCATCGGGTTCGATCTGGCGGTCGCGCAGGCCTTGACCACGAACGAAGACGCCATGCTTCGATGGGTGTCCAGACCCACCCAGACCAACGAAGTGGCACGGATCGCCGGACTTATGGGTGTGCTTGCCGAACTGGACAGGCGTCATGGCCTCCGCTCGGAATTGCTGGAACTCGGATCAAGCGCGGGGCTGAATCTCAATCTGGCGCACTATGCCTTCAAACTTGGCGGAACATTGATGGGACCGCGCGATAGCGCGGTCTCCATTGCGCCGAACTGGCGAGGGCAAGCGGTCCCGGCAATGCTGCCATTCATCGCAAGCGCCCGCGGTGCCGATCTGGCCCCACTGGACATCGCCCGCCCCGATCATCGTGAACGGCTTTACGCCTGCACCTGGCCCGGCATTCCCGCGCGGATGAAGCGGTTGCGCGGCGCGATTGAAATTGCGCATCAGCATGTCCCGCACGTGGAACAGGGCAGCGCCGGACCCTGGCTTGCACGGCAACTCGCCCAGCCGCAGCCCGAAGGTGTGCGCCGCGTGGTGTTCCATTCGATGGTGATGCAATATGTGCCCCAGCCTGAACGCGATTCCGTTGCCCGGTCTCTCCGCCGCGCCGGTGCGCGGGCAACACCGGAGCGGCAACTCGCCCGCGTCGGACTGGAATGGTGCAAGGACCGCCGCGATGTTGAATTGCGGCTGACCCTGTGGGACGGAACTTGCGCCGCAGGACGCGAGGCCGTGGTGGCAACTTGCCACCCTTATGCCGAATGGTTCGACTGGCGCGGTATCTCGCCTGCGCTGGACTGA
- a CDS encoding SDR family NAD(P)-dependent oxidoreductase encodes MERFAGKAVLITGAATGIGRATALAFAREGASVMIGDIDARAEETVAMIVGEGGTAAFRHTDVRKAADLDALVAACVERFGRMDAAFNNAGVLPPQRPIHEVTEDELDLAIDVDFKGVFFAMQAEIRHFLKVGGGAIVNTASVGALIADPNMSAYCAMKHAVAGLTKAGAVEYARANIRVNAIAPGFVVTPMTQHWADSNAFTDMFFAQNISGRAARPEEIAPTVLHLCSDGAGFINGATFTIDGGQTAH; translated from the coding sequence ATGGAACGCTTTGCAGGAAAAGCCGTGTTGATCACCGGCGCGGCCACGGGCATTGGCCGCGCCACCGCGCTTGCCTTTGCGCGCGAAGGTGCCTCTGTAATGATCGGTGATATCGATGCGCGGGCAGAGGAAACCGTCGCGATGATCGTAGGCGAAGGCGGCACCGCCGCGTTCCGCCATACCGATGTGCGCAAGGCCGCCGATCTTGACGCGCTGGTCGCGGCTTGCGTCGAACGCTTCGGGCGGATGGACGCGGCGTTCAATAACGCCGGAGTCCTGCCCCCGCAACGCCCGATCCACGAAGTGACCGAGGACGAACTTGACCTTGCCATCGACGTCGATTTCAAGGGCGTGTTCTTTGCCATGCAGGCCGAAATCCGCCACTTCCTGAAAGTGGGCGGCGGGGCCATCGTCAACACCGCCAGCGTCGGCGCGCTGATCGCGGACCCCAACATGAGCGCCTATTGCGCAATGAAACACGCGGTGGCGGGCCTGACCAAGGCAGGCGCGGTCGAATATGCACGCGCGAACATCCGCGTAAACGCCATCGCGCCCGGCTTTGTCGTCACGCCGATGACCCAGCACTGGGCCGACAGCAACGCGTTCACCGACATGTTCTTTGCCCAGAACATTTCGGGCCGCGCCGCACGGCCTGAAGAAATTGCGCCCACCGTGCTGCATCTGTGCTCGGACGGCGCAGGCTTCATCAACGGCGCGACTTTCACCATTGACGGCGGCCAGACGGCGCACTGA
- a CDS encoding FAD-binding oxidoreductase: MSGIDMDRRGLLGAGILGAASLGLGTSASAKNPAPLAPGLTKADFSSAMKAFRGVVGAEWVFGDEEAVAPYAKVYVPDPANRHVPVGAVCPETVEQVQEIVRIANKYRQPIWPISTGKNMGYGMAAPATPGQVVLDLKRMNRILEVDADLGTCLLEPGVTCQQLKDYLVENNIPLWIDVPTVGPIASPVGNTLDRGVGYTPYGEHFMFQCGMEVVLADGQVMRTGMGSIKGSTAWQAFKWGYGPYLDGLFTQSNFGVVTKMGLWLMPKPPVYKPFMVRHAEMGDVPRIIEAMRPLRVSNLVANCNLMMSASYQLAMFKRRNEIVPDGAMLDEASLKKAAKANGLGMWNTYFALYGTEQTVAAVEPIIRASLTASGGEVLTSAEMGDNPWFHHHSTLMEGGLNLDEIGLLRWRGAGGGLAWFAPVAAARGIEAERQTVLAKEIVEKWGFDYTAAYAIGWRDLHHILALLFDKSDPEQEKKADGCYRELVIRFGAQGWASYRTGVNSMDLVAQQYGEVNRGFNARIKHALDPNGILAPGKSGIM, from the coding sequence ATGAGCGGCATCGACATGGACCGTCGCGGGCTGCTTGGCGCCGGCATTCTCGGCGCTGCCAGCTTGGGCCTTGGTACAAGTGCCAGCGCAAAGAACCCCGCCCCGCTCGCGCCGGGCCTGACCAAGGCCGATTTTTCCAGCGCCATGAAAGCATTTCGCGGCGTCGTCGGCGCGGAATGGGTGTTCGGTGATGAAGAGGCCGTAGCGCCCTACGCCAAGGTCTATGTGCCCGATCCGGCCAACCGTCATGTGCCGGTGGGCGCGGTCTGCCCCGAAACGGTGGAGCAGGTGCAGGAAATCGTCCGCATCGCCAACAAGTACCGCCAGCCGATCTGGCCGATCTCAACCGGCAAGAACATGGGCTATGGCATGGCCGCGCCCGCCACGCCCGGCCAGGTTGTGCTCGACCTCAAGCGGATGAACCGCATTCTTGAAGTGGACGCGGACCTCGGCACCTGCCTGCTCGAACCCGGCGTCACTTGCCAGCAGCTCAAGGATTATCTCGTCGAAAACAACATCCCGTTGTGGATCGATGTGCCGACGGTCGGCCCTATCGCCTCACCCGTTGGCAACACGCTGGATCGCGGCGTGGGCTACACGCCTTATGGCGAACACTTCATGTTCCAGTGCGGCATGGAAGTGGTGCTGGCCGATGGGCAGGTCATGCGCACCGGGATGGGATCGATCAAGGGCAGCACCGCGTGGCAGGCATTCAAGTGGGGCTACGGGCCTTATCTCGATGGCCTGTTCACCCAGTCGAACTTCGGCGTCGTCACCAAGATGGGCCTCTGGCTGATGCCCAAGCCCCCGGTCTACAAACCGTTCATGGTGCGCCACGCAGAAATGGGCGACGTGCCGCGCATCATCGAGGCGATGCGTCCTTTGCGCGTCTCCAACCTTGTTGCCAATTGCAATCTGATGATGAGCGCATCGTATCAGCTCGCCATGTTCAAGCGCCGCAATGAAATCGTGCCCGATGGCGCGATGCTGGACGAAGCATCGCTCAAGAAAGCGGCCAAGGCGAATGGTCTCGGCATGTGGAACACATATTTCGCGCTCTATGGCACCGAACAGACCGTGGCTGCGGTCGAGCCGATCATCCGCGCCAGCCTGACGGCCAGCGGCGGCGAAGTGCTGACCTCTGCCGAAATGGGCGACAACCCGTGGTTCCACCACCACTCCACGCTGATGGAAGGCGGGCTGAACCTTGATGAGATCGGCCTGCTGCGCTGGCGCGGCGCGGGCGGCGGTCTTGCGTGGTTTGCGCCGGTTGCCGCAGCGCGGGGGATCGAAGCCGAACGCCAGACCGTGCTCGCCAAGGAAATCGTCGAGAAGTGGGGCTTTGATTACACCGCCGCTTACGCCATCGGGTGGCGCGACCTGCACCACATCCTTGCGCTGCTGTTCGACAAATCCGATCCCGAACAGGAAAAGAAGGCGGACGGCTGCTATCGCGAACTGGTCATCCGGTTTGGCGCGCAAGGCTGGGCCAGCTACCGAACCGGGGTCAATTCGATGGACCTTGTCGCGCAGCAATATGGCGAAGTGAACCGCGGCTTCAACGCCAGGATCAAGCACGCGCTCGATCCCAACGGCATCCTTGCTCCCGGCAAATCAGGGATCATGTGA
- a CDS encoding cytochrome c — translation MKGMIGPILAIGAMACAAPLLAAQKRGEAQGLRPPEVIYAKTCGYCHGRNVGPIILGRALPAESIAYIVRHGQNGMPAFRPTEIKPSELDALAIWIEKSTARSGEHGQ, via the coding sequence ATGAAGGGAATGATCGGCCCGATTCTGGCCATCGGGGCCATGGCTTGCGCTGCGCCCCTATTGGCAGCACAGAAACGCGGCGAAGCGCAAGGCCTGCGCCCGCCCGAAGTGATCTACGCCAAGACCTGCGGCTATTGCCACGGCCGCAATGTCGGCCCGATCATCCTCGGCCGTGCGCTTCCCGCCGAAAGCATCGCGTACATCGTGCGTCACGGCCAGAACGGCATGCCCGCGTTCCGCCCGACCGAAATCAAGCCATCCGAACTCGATGCGCTGGCCATCTGGATCGAAAAAAGCACGGCACGTAGCGGAGAGCACGGACAATGA
- a CDS encoding SDR family NAD(P)-dependent oxidoreductase — protein MRCAIFGASGGIGAALVTLLAARDDVAQVHAVARKHPAAAPKVHSHTFDLTDETTIATACVEIAAPLDLVIVATGLLVRDNGDGPEKSWRTLNAGAMAEMFAINTIGPALIGKHCAPLLRKGGRPVFAAISAKVGSITDNRLGGWHSYRASKAALNMMVRNFAIELGRSNPAAIAVTLHPGTVDTPLSRPFQRRVPPERLFTPAQSAAHLLRVIDALSGAYSGKLMSWDGSELPF, from the coding sequence ATGCGATGCGCGATATTCGGGGCAAGCGGCGGAATCGGCGCGGCATTAGTCACCTTGCTGGCCGCGCGTGACGACGTTGCGCAAGTTCACGCGGTGGCACGAAAGCACCCGGCAGCAGCGCCCAAGGTCCACTCGCATACTTTCGATCTGACTGACGAAACGACCATCGCCACCGCCTGCGTTGAAATCGCTGCCCCGCTCGATCTGGTGATCGTCGCGACAGGGCTACTGGTGCGCGATAATGGCGATGGCCCGGAGAAATCCTGGCGCACCCTGAATGCCGGGGCGATGGCGGAAATGTTCGCGATCAACACCATCGGTCCTGCGCTGATCGGCAAGCATTGCGCGCCGCTGTTGCGCAAGGGCGGGAGGCCGGTGTTCGCGGCAATCTCGGCAAAGGTCGGTTCGATCACCGACAACCGGCTTGGTGGCTGGCATTCCTATCGCGCTTCCAAGGCCGCGCTCAACATGATGGTACGCAACTTCGCGATCGAACTTGGCCGAAGCAATCCCGCCGCGATTGCCGTGACGTTGCATCCCGGCACGGTCGATACGCCGCTTTCCCGTCCGTTCCAGCGCAGGGTGCCGCCCGAACGGCTGTTCACCCCCGCGCAGTCCGCCGCGCACCTGCTCCGCGTGATCGACGCGCTTTCGGGTGCCTACAGCGGAAAACTGATGTCATGGGACGGCTCGGAGCTCCCATTCTGA
- a CDS encoding toxic anion resistance protein, with the protein MATTLTETATASPLTLTPPDPVPVVAPVQAAGLVPVSDENRSKLESKVDAFVADLIAQDAQSPEFGKKVDQLTNMGRKEISQAAGMANRFLDRPIRAMDKDSGVGSDLAALRRTVEELDPGKQGKLSTGRKILGIIPFGNSMKKYFDGYVSAQGHIKAILERLASGKDELLMDNAAIDVERSKLWEAMGNLEQMILISKTLDARLEEAAADLDHTDPAKAKAIRETALFYTRQRTQDLLTQMAVTVQGYLALDLVKKNNVELVKGVDRASTTTVAALRTAVTVAQAMTNQRLVLQQITALNTTTANMIDSTGKLLREQTGKIHELAAASTIPLETLQRAFQNIYDTMDTIDTFKLKALDSMKQTVDTLSGEVEKSKGYIARAEGAAQAKLAGPDSSPLLSLEV; encoded by the coding sequence ATGGCCACGACTTTGACCGAGACTGCAACCGCCAGCCCCTTGACGCTGACGCCGCCCGATCCGGTGCCGGTCGTCGCGCCCGTTCAGGCCGCCGGACTGGTGCCGGTATCGGACGAAAACCGTTCGAAGCTGGAATCGAAGGTCGATGCCTTCGTGGCCGATCTGATCGCGCAGGATGCGCAAAGCCCGGAGTTCGGCAAGAAGGTCGATCAGTTGACCAACATGGGCCGCAAGGAAATTTCACAAGCGGCGGGCATGGCCAACCGCTTCCTTGACCGCCCGATCCGCGCGATGGACAAGGACAGCGGCGTGGGGTCCGATCTGGCCGCACTGCGCCGCACCGTGGAGGAGCTTGATCCGGGCAAGCAGGGCAAGCTGTCCACCGGCCGGAAGATCCTCGGAATCATTCCCTTCGGCAACAGCATGAAGAAGTATTTCGATGGTTATGTCTCGGCGCAGGGCCACATCAAGGCAATCCTTGAACGCCTTGCCTCAGGCAAGGACGAATTGCTGATGGACAACGCCGCCATCGACGTCGAGCGCAGCAAGCTGTGGGAGGCGATGGGCAATCTGGAGCAGATGATCCTTATCTCCAAGACACTGGACGCCAGGCTGGAGGAAGCCGCCGCCGATCTGGATCACACCGATCCCGCCAAGGCCAAGGCGATCCGCGAAACCGCTCTGTTCTACACCCGCCAGCGTACACAGGACCTGCTCACGCAGATGGCTGTCACGGTGCAGGGCTATCTCGCGCTCGATCTGGTCAAGAAGAACAACGTCGAACTGGTCAAGGGCGTGGACCGCGCCAGCACGACGACCGTCGCAGCGCTGCGCACCGCGGTGACCGTGGCGCAGGCGATGACCAACCAGCGGCTGGTCCTGCAACAGATTACCGCACTTAACACCACCACCGCCAACATGATCGATAGTACCGGCAAACTGCTGCGCGAACAGACCGGCAAGATTCACGAACTGGCCGCCGCCAGCACGATCCCGCTGGAAACGCTGCAACGCGCGTTCCAGAACATTTACGACACGATGGACACGATCGACACGTTCAAGCTGAAGGCGCTCGATTCGATGAAGCAGACGGTCGATACGCTTTCGGGCGAGGTCGAGAAATCGAAGGGCTATATCGCGCGGGCAGAAGGCGCGGCGCAAGCAAAGCTCGCCGGACCGGACAGTTCGCCGCTGTTGAGCCTGGAGGTTTGA